The following DNA comes from Anopheles coustani chromosome 2, idAnoCousDA_361_x.2, whole genome shotgun sequence.
CGCAAAACCGTTTCGATGCGTGATCGGTGATTACTGGTTGatgcgtttttcattcttccttttttgtccACTCCCGGGGGCAATAGATCATAACTGCATGATCAGACAACACATCCGCATCGTAATCAGACGGCAGATATTTAGACGGCTTGGCAGCTAGAACATGTACCGAGCGAGGGAATGCTCGTTAAATGCTACCCGGAAAACTAATTTATGTATTTCCGTCCACCCATTCCGCAGTTTCTCTCATGGTAATATTTGTTTGGGAAAACaactttttgtttgcattcatCATAATTTCcgtgatattttttttcaattttggttttttttgagAGCATATTACCAAACCAGCTAAATaatgttaaaacaactttagaatgcataaaaatggaagaaagtgTTAAACCAGCTGTAGAAAGTATACACATTTAGGTATACTTCggataaatatttttcttaagTAGATCTCTCTTTAATGCAGTGATACTCAACTTGCGGCGATAATTTTGTGTATCACGAGGAttttaaaagattttaaaacaacgttcgaaaatgaataaataatctcAATGTAGTACTGTATTCTTAAGCATGAAAATATCTGCCAATTTGTCTCCCAATACATAAATGTAAATTCCATACCTTCGTGCACCGACAAACTGCCCAGATAGTCATTCTCCTGGATGTGGTTGTTGATGTAGGTGTCCCGGTTGAACCCGTTACTTCCCTTGCCCGCGTCGTGCCCTTTGCCATGAGAATGTTGCTTTCTTCGTGGTTGCTTTACAGTCGATGGCACGTACGGCGTTGGCGTTGTCGTTGGTTTCGGAGGTAAGTGAAGCTCTGTTTAAAAGAGTTcaaacaaagagaaaaaaccgaataagaaaatcaatttcagACGAAAAGGACAAGAGTTTCTTTTGTCATAAATAACATAATAAAATAGACTAGGTTAAAAATAGAGTATATAAGCCATTACTAGTACAAATTATttcgattattattattgaaatCCCCTTCCTATCATTGGTACCTTGAAGCCGTATCCTGGCATCGGATTTTCCCAGCGCATTGATGCTCGAGCAAATGTACGGCCCAAAGTCGCCCTTGTGTAGGTTTTTCACCGTCAAGTTCAGCTGCCACGTGTAGGCGTTCAGTTTTTCCTCGGTGATGGTGTACTTCTCACCCTCGTACAATTTCATACCTTTAAATGGAACCAACGGAGGGGAAAAAGATATGCTTATCTTTTttcaaggaatttaaatagtTCCAGAATTGTACTCATGTTGACCTCATACTTTCAAACTTACCATCATGTTTATGCCAACCATTCAGTGGCGTTGGGAATGCTTCCACAATACACTGCAGAAGAACATGGCTTTCCACTGGAGCTGCCACTAATTGGTTTCCTGCTTTAACGTTCGGTGGAACTGCGGAAGGATTTTAAGaagatggaaataaaaagtaattgAGAAGGAATTGCGACATCGGTGGCTACTAACTACTTAAATGAATGTTAGTTCTGGAAGTTTTGTGAACATGAAATCGTTTAACTGTAGGTCAATAATTTGACGAAAAATATACAATATTCTTCCTTATCTGCTCAACTGAACTTCTATTAATATGTTTTGAGTTATCAATTGACACAGAAAGCAATGGAAGGCAATACAAAATGCATTCAGATAAAAGGGAAACCTTTCCGGTGATAAAAAAAGAGCACCTGTTCAATTTATTGCAGCGCtacaaaactaaataaatgcAAAGAGCGAATAAATCCCCCGGCTCTAGGTACTTACAGTTCACTTGCACGTCGAACCGTTTGCTCACCGAGGGCGGCACTCCGTTCGAGGCAATGCAGAGATAGCCTCCCATGTCGGTCCGCTGCACTTGGTTCAGCACCAGCCGTTCGCCCTCGACCAGCTTCACAACTGCGGAGAGAATAAACGAATGGGCGAAAGATAAAATCCGCTTTAGGTTTTTTGGTTTAATAAAAAGGCACACAAAGCGTTGGGATTGGCGAGTGCACTAGAAAATCGTTgtggaaaagggggaaaaaccccCGCAGGACGCGCAAAAGGGAAactttaaaaactttaaaacacaatttaatGAAGTGAAATCCTTTCCCACAGACGGGTGGTTCATTTTTCTCCGGTTTTTGATCTCCTGCTTTCCCCGCCCTGGCACTTTCCCCGTTCGGTAATTAACTGGCGTCGGATTTTGACCTTCGGGGTTACTCTGAAGTAGTTAGTAAATCAAACACCTTGACAGGAAACTATGCCAAAGGATGCAAAAgaataaggaaaaaaaccgGACGACGGTGTAACagtaaaggaaaaagaaagagaagcaaTGTAAAAACTCCAACTTGCAGCAGCTTACCTTGCTTTTCCCGACCCTCCGTTCGCACGACGATGTCCTTGCCATTTTCACGCTTCCACTGGACTGTCGGTTCGGGGACGCCCGTCGCCTGGCACACCAGCTGCACGTTGCCCCCCTCATTGGCCACGCCGCCCTCGAGCGTGTTCATCTCGTGCTCGTTCAGGATGTCGGGCGGCACGACGACGTCCAAGTTGCCCGACTGTAATTATGGTTTCTTCGTTAGTTCTCTATTTTTGTTCACGGTTTTTCACGCTACACTCCCGCGGCGAAAGTAAGTGTATTCATGGGGCAATTACAACATTTGCTGGCGCGTTCAGGTGGAAATGGGTTGCttgtggtttgtgttttggtttcttcATCCCTTCGGTGGGACAAATTTAAACAGCCACAGCGACACAAATGGTGGGTGATTGAGGAGACAAAGGAGCTTTAAAAAGGAATGTTTAGGGAAAGAACTCATCCATGTACTGGATTTTTTATGAGAGACGGCGTTATCCTTCCGAATAAAAACGTATATGGTAAAGAGAAAACCGAGCtttatatttgaatgaaaaagaaatgatggacaaactaaaactaaaaaccgTCGTGCATCCCTAAAACTAGGTTTCAAACGAAGTGATGGCGTAAAACGTCGTAACTCTTCACTCACCTGATGTCGCATCGGGTCCGTGTTCACCTGGCACATGTAGCTGCCGGAGTCGTTGAGCTGCACGTGCGAGATGTGCAGCTTCCACGTGTTGTGCCCATTGTGCGTAACCGATAGTCGCGGGTTTAGCGCCaccatgtgtgtgtgaatggcGAGGATAGCTTTCGAGTCCGATTTGATCCACGCCACCTGGATGGTTCGATAATTGTATAACAATGTTTGACaattttttataaactttGAAGGTAATGATTTCATGTTAACTGTTCTTAAAACACGATACCACGATTATGACGTCACCGTACCATTTAGTACACGAAACCCCGCCGATGATTTattgcaaatgtttttttgtctaAAATTTAGTCAATTAGGCCTCGATGGATATTGTCGAAATTGATACTAGCAGCCGTACAAGAACAAAACTCTAACAGGATCAGAAGGAGgcaaaatagaaaacacaaaacggcaacggatttttattttccaaaacttTTATGCACGCGTTTCATTAGGGCAgtgattttccactttttccccCGTCGGTATTAGAACGGGCTCGAGAGGCGTTATTTAGGCGAGCCTGCGTGTCGATAAAAAGTTCGGctttgttttcaataaatttcgtAAATGAGATCATCAATAACGGGGACTATGAAACAGCACTAAATGGCATGCCGCACGGGCGCCGTTCCGTTGTTTCGCCGGGGTTGCTACCGTCGACCGTTTTGAGGGTAGGAAGAGACCCGTTTGGCTTGTGCGAGAGGggtgggaaaattaatttgagcTCATCCAAACGTGGCCCCGGGTTGGAGATGACAGTTTCTGCACGCAGgtcaatttataattttatatcAACGCTCGCTTGCACAAAATAACAAGCGAGGATGTTTGGAGCAATTTTGATGGCAATGAAACCTTTTCCTAGAGCATAGAGCTCTCACAGTTCTACGgatcacaaaaaataaaacttgtgagaatgaaatatatttcttAAATTTTGAACCCGAGTTTTGAGAGATGTTTTACcgtataaaaaataatctcGAGTATACAcataacaaattttaaaacaaaattcgtTCATCCTTATGACATTTAATTGTTGAAGATTTACTTAGAATAGTTGGATGCGGTCGATTTTACAAAACATTGCATTAATCGTCTTCCATAACGTGCTACTTACCCGGTACTGTCCTAAAT
Coding sequences within:
- the LOC131263487 gene encoding protein amalgam produces the protein MGYINLLGLKLLLNISLVVLLVNGHGTQTEVKPEFLAPLDNLTVTQGRDVSFTCVVNNLGQYRVAWIKSDSKAILAIHTHMVALNPRLSVTHNGHNTWKLHISHVQLNDSGSYMCQVNTDPMRHQSGNLDVVVPPDILNEHEMNTLEGGVANEGGNVQLVCQATGVPEPTVQWKRENGKDIVVRTEGREKQVVKLVEGERLVLNQVQRTDMGGYLCIASNGVPPSVSKRFDVQVNFPPNVKAGNQLVAAPVESHVLLQCIVEAFPTPLNGWHKHDGMKLYEGEKYTITEEKLNAYTWQLNLTVKNLHKGDFGPYICSSINALGKSDARIRLQELHLPPKPTTTPTPYVPSTVKQPRRKQHSHGKGHDAGKGSNGFNRDTYINNHIQENDYLGSLSVHEGPGGNQMVGPNGATMGTGNGLGAGGAAGNGNGGLEKPRNTQMPAPIPSRQPHWILNNKSHAVDIFSRRRTVAFVSCCLLMIYGLLMLLTFT